The Achromobacter pestifer genome includes a region encoding these proteins:
- a CDS encoding DUF3141 domain-containing protein, whose product MAGSGNDRVPAPPFNPWTAAYEYAVDAWQRGVLYADVMRQRGNQYHEHMAKRAPNVLSMESELVMDGRCLPRPVNYGLLRITPPEGVETDPIKRPFLVVDPRAGHGPGIGGFKPESEIGVALRAGHPCYFATFLPQPMPTQTVEDVMMAEARFLEEIIALHPNAEGKPVVVANCQAGWQIMMTAAVRPELFGPIIVAGAPLSYWAGWRGMNPMRYAGGLLGGSWLTAMTSDLGDGKFDGAWLVQNFENLNPANTLWSKQYNLYSNVDTEAKRYLSFEKWWGGHVFLNGPEIQYIVDNLFVGNRLATAGLVTSDGIRIDLRNIRSPIVVFCSKGDNITPPPQALGWIPDLYQNESEVLAHGQTIVYAVHESIGHLGIFVSGSVARKEHQEFTSNIDMIDVLPPGIYQAEIADKTPDTLNADLAQGNYVLSFEQRSLDDVRAIVERNEEDDRRFAAVARISDINLGMYRSFVQPWLRALVTPQSAEWSQRLHPLRLPYELISDRNPLIAPIAQVAEQVREQRQPASPANPFLMAQEMFSNLIETSLNIWQELRDSADERTFMGVYGSPLVQDLAGLGARSGPPRKHPGVSPEHRRFMEERAAELRSLMLEGGLRVAAIRMLLYVSGAEGGLDERSYALIRKMRAESDTALSLQEFKDIIRDQALMMTLDAAGAIQAIPHLLDNAPAPAIRETLNTMKHVLEAAEPLSEAARISLDEMERIFEYAERRAQKREEALQPAPAPKKAPAAARKSVRAAAEAAAPKLAAPKPAAPLRAKRGASAKPAARPARKSAKAKSA is encoded by the coding sequence ATGGCCGGATCCGGCAACGATCGCGTACCCGCCCCGCCCTTCAACCCCTGGACGGCCGCCTACGAATACGCAGTCGACGCTTGGCAGCGCGGCGTGCTTTACGCTGACGTAATGCGCCAACGCGGCAACCAGTACCACGAGCACATGGCCAAGCGCGCGCCCAATGTGCTGAGCATGGAATCCGAACTGGTGATGGACGGCCGCTGTCTGCCGCGCCCCGTCAACTACGGCCTGCTGCGCATCACGCCGCCGGAAGGCGTGGAAACGGATCCGATCAAGCGCCCCTTCCTGGTGGTCGACCCGCGCGCCGGACACGGTCCCGGCATCGGCGGCTTCAAACCCGAAAGCGAGATCGGCGTGGCGCTGCGCGCGGGCCACCCCTGCTACTTCGCCACCTTCCTGCCGCAGCCCATGCCCACCCAGACCGTCGAGGACGTGATGATGGCCGAGGCGCGCTTCCTGGAAGAAATCATCGCGCTGCACCCCAACGCCGAGGGTAAGCCGGTGGTGGTGGCCAATTGCCAGGCGGGCTGGCAGATCATGATGACCGCCGCGGTGCGTCCCGAACTGTTCGGCCCCATCATCGTGGCCGGCGCGCCGCTGTCGTACTGGGCCGGCTGGCGCGGCATGAACCCCATGCGCTACGCTGGCGGCCTCTTGGGCGGCAGTTGGCTCACCGCCATGACCAGCGACCTGGGCGACGGCAAATTCGACGGCGCCTGGCTGGTGCAGAACTTCGAGAACCTGAATCCGGCCAACACCCTGTGGTCCAAGCAGTACAACCTGTACTCCAACGTCGACACCGAGGCCAAGCGCTACCTGAGCTTCGAGAAATGGTGGGGCGGCCACGTCTTCCTGAACGGCCCGGAAATCCAGTACATCGTCGACAACCTGTTCGTCGGCAACCGCCTGGCCACCGCCGGCCTGGTGACCTCGGACGGCATCCGCATCGACCTGCGCAACATCCGTTCACCCATCGTGGTGTTCTGCTCCAAGGGCGACAACATCACGCCCCCGCCGCAGGCGCTGGGCTGGATCCCCGACCTGTACCAGAACGAATCCGAAGTGCTGGCGCATGGCCAGACCATCGTCTATGCGGTGCACGAAAGCATCGGCCACCTGGGCATCTTCGTGTCCGGCAGCGTGGCGCGCAAAGAGCACCAGGAATTCACGTCCAACATCGACATGATCGACGTGCTGCCGCCGGGCATCTATCAGGCCGAGATCGCCGACAAGACGCCGGACACGCTCAACGCCGACCTGGCCCAAGGCAACTACGTGCTGTCGTTCGAACAACGCAGCCTGGACGACGTGCGCGCCATCGTCGAGCGCAATGAAGAGGACGACCGCCGCTTCGCCGCCGTCGCCCGCATTTCCGACATCAACCTGGGCATGTACCGCAGCTTCGTGCAGCCCTGGCTGCGCGCCCTGGTGACGCCGCAGTCGGCGGAATGGTCGCAGCGCCTGCATCCGCTGCGCCTGCCCTACGAACTGATCTCCGACCGCAACCCGCTGATCGCGCCCATCGCGCAGGTCGCCGAGCAGGTGCGCGAGCAGCGCCAGCCGGCCTCGCCCGCAAACCCCTTCCTGATGGCCCAGGAAATGTTCTCGAACCTGATCGAGACCAGCCTGAACATCTGGCAGGAACTGCGCGATTCCGCCGACGAGCGCACCTTCATGGGCGTGTATGGCTCGCCGCTGGTGCAGGACCTGGCCGGCCTGGGCGCGCGTTCCGGCCCGCCGCGCAAGCATCCGGGCGTATCGCCCGAACACCGCCGCTTCATGGAAGAGCGCGCCGCCGAGCTGCGCTCATTGATGCTGGAAGGCGGCCTGCGCGTCGCCGCGATCCGCATGCTGCTGTATGTGTCGGGAGCCGAAGGCGGCCTGGACGAACGCAGCTACGCGCTGATCCGCAAGATGCGCGCCGAATCCGACACCGCGCTGTCGCTGCAGGAATTCAAGGACATCATCCGCGATCAGGCCTTGATGATGACCCTGGACGCGGCCGGCGCCATCCAGGCCATCCCGCACCTGCTGGACAACGCGCCCGCCCCCGCGATCCGTGAAACGCTGAACACCATGAAGCATGTGCTGGAAGCCGCCGAACCCTTGAGCGAGGCCGCCCGCATCAGCCTGGACGAGATGGAACGGATCTTCGAGTACGCCGAGCGCCGTGCGCAGAAGCGCGAAGAAGCGCTGCAACCGGCTCCCGCGCCCAAGAAGGCGCCGGCTGCGGCGCGCAAATCCGTGCGCGCTGCGGCTGAGGCTGCCGCTCCCAAGCTGGCCGCGCCCAAGCCGGCCGCGCCGCTGCGCGCCAAGCGCGGCGCCTCCGCCAAACCCGCCGCGCGTCCCGCGCGCAAATCCGCCAAGGCGAAATCCGCATGA
- a CDS encoding VOC family protein — protein MQLLDHVSIAVSRLDAARPFYDAVMQALGAAKVYDRPDALGYGERCRADSSQHSYLSVFADDDAGAPAARRHWCFKASSRAAVDAFHAAGLAHGGRDDGSPGLREHYHPQYYAAFLLDPSGNRIEAVCHDAV, from the coding sequence ATGCAATTGCTGGATCACGTCTCCATCGCCGTTTCCCGCCTGGACGCCGCCCGGCCCTTCTACGACGCCGTCATGCAGGCGCTGGGCGCCGCCAAGGTCTATGACCGCCCCGACGCGCTAGGCTATGGCGAACGCTGCCGCGCCGATAGCAGCCAGCACAGCTACCTCTCCGTGTTCGCCGACGACGATGCCGGCGCCCCTGCCGCTCGCCGCCACTGGTGCTTCAAGGCGTCCAGCCGCGCCGCCGTCGACGCCTTCCATGCCGCCGGCCTGGCCCACGGAGGGCGCGACGACGGCTCCCCGGGCTTGCGCGAGCACTACCACCCGCAGTATTACGCCGCGTTCCTGCTGGACCCTTCGGGCAACCGCATCGAAGCGGTCTGCCACGACGCGGTTTGA
- the yfcF gene encoding glutathione transferase → MGAPLTLFVDSLFLSPYAMSAYVALTEKQLPFEVRPIDLEAGEQRMQPYQSRALTSRVPALTHADFSLTESSAIAEYLEDAFPAPAHAALYPRDLRQRARARQVQAWLRSDLGALRQERPTETVFYGATGLPLSDAAHAAAAKLIHVAGTLVGADRTSLFDDWCLADTDLAVMLKRLFQDDLPDALRAYADAQWQRPSVQKWLEHNAAARN, encoded by the coding sequence TTGGGCGCCCCGCTTACGCTATTCGTCGATTCCCTGTTCCTCAGCCCTTATGCCATGTCGGCCTATGTGGCGCTGACTGAAAAACAGCTGCCGTTCGAGGTGCGCCCCATCGACCTGGAAGCGGGCGAGCAACGCATGCAGCCCTATCAGAGCCGCGCGCTGACCTCCCGCGTGCCGGCCTTGACGCATGCGGATTTCAGCCTGACCGAATCCAGCGCCATCGCCGAGTACCTGGAAGACGCCTTCCCCGCCCCCGCGCATGCCGCGCTGTATCCGCGCGACCTGCGCCAACGCGCCCGCGCCCGCCAGGTGCAGGCGTGGCTGCGCAGCGATCTGGGCGCGCTGCGCCAGGAACGGCCCACCGAAACCGTGTTCTACGGCGCCACCGGCCTGCCGCTGTCCGATGCCGCCCACGCCGCCGCGGCCAAGCTCATCCACGTCGCCGGCACCTTGGTGGGCGCGGACCGGACCTCGCTGTTCGACGACTGGTGCCTTGCCGACACGGACCTCGCCGTGATGCTCAAGCGCCTGTTCCAGGACGATCTGCCCGACGCCCTGCGCGCCTATGCCGACGCCCAGTGGCAGCGCCCCTCCGTCCAGAAATGGCTGGAGCACAACGCCGCCGCCCGCAACTGA
- a CDS encoding DHCW motif cupin fold protein gives MKMSNIPFGTTDWSEVEPTEHAGDTGMAYWRTRQFGDLRVRMVEYTPGYLADHWCSKGHILFCLEGELHTELEDGRQFVLTPGMSYQVADQAEPHRSSTAVGAKLFIVD, from the coding sequence ATGAAGATGAGCAACATCCCCTTCGGCACCACCGACTGGTCCGAGGTGGAACCCACCGAGCACGCCGGCGACACCGGCATGGCCTATTGGCGCACCCGGCAGTTCGGCGACCTGCGCGTGCGCATGGTCGAATACACGCCGGGCTACCTGGCCGACCACTGGTGCAGCAAGGGCCACATTCTGTTCTGCCTGGAAGGCGAACTGCACACGGAACTGGAAGACGGCCGGCAGTTCGTGCTGACGCCCGGCATGAGCTACCAGGTCGCCGACCAAGCCGAGCCGCACCGCTCGTCGACCGCCGTCGGCGCCAAGCTCTTCATCGTCGACTGA
- a CDS encoding GNAT family N-acetyltransferase, translating into MLEIIDVDFNDPEHGRQVLAMLNEYASGPMGGNAPLPAYAQQNLIAELARRPTARALLARIDNEAAGVAVYLEGFSTFSCRPLLNLHDLGVAEKFQGRGVGKALLSALEERARDLGCCKITLEVLEGNAVAQGLYRKLGFEGYALDETTGRAMFWHKKLPALA; encoded by the coding sequence GTGCTGGAAATCATCGACGTAGACTTCAACGACCCCGAACACGGCCGCCAGGTGCTGGCCATGCTGAACGAATACGCCAGCGGCCCCATGGGCGGCAATGCTCCCCTGCCCGCCTACGCGCAGCAGAACCTGATCGCCGAGCTGGCCCGCCGCCCCACCGCGCGCGCGCTGCTGGCCCGCATCGACAACGAAGCCGCCGGCGTCGCGGTCTACCTTGAAGGCTTCTCCACATTCTCCTGCCGCCCGCTGCTCAATCTGCACGACCTGGGGGTAGCGGAAAAATTCCAGGGCCGCGGGGTGGGCAAGGCGCTGCTGTCGGCGCTGGAAGAGCGGGCGCGTGATCTGGGCTGCTGCAAGATCACCCTGGAAGTGCTGGAAGGCAACGCGGTCGCCCAGGGGCTGTACCGCAAGCTCGGTTTCGAAGGCTATGCCCTGGACGAAACCACCGGCCGCGCCATGTTCTGGCATAAGAAGCTGCCCGCGCTGGCGTAG
- a CDS encoding DnaJ C-terminal domain-containing protein encodes MEFKDYYSILGVEREASEDDIRRAYRKLARKYHPDVSKESDAETRMRDVNEAYDVLRDKEKRLAYDNLAAGVSPEGSFQPPPGWDEGFEFHRGAASGDEAQFSEFFSSLFGGRNRRGGAQQQQEFRARGEDHHAAIEVDLEDALKGATRDISLRSMQMDDQGRPHMQTRTLSVRIPPGVREGQYIRLAGQGMPGYGGGENGDLYLEVRFKPHPRYRADGRDLYMTLPVAPWEAALGASVHAPTPGGTVEVSIPPGSANGRKLRLRGRGIPGDPPGDLYLVLDLVLPPADSEAAKEAYRKLQQNLPFNPRRHLGV; translated from the coding sequence ATGGAGTTCAAGGACTACTACAGCATTCTAGGGGTGGAGCGGGAGGCCTCCGAAGACGACATCCGGCGCGCCTACCGCAAGCTCGCCCGCAAATATCATCCCGACGTCAGCAAGGAAAGCGACGCCGAAACGCGCATGCGCGACGTCAATGAAGCCTATGACGTCCTGCGCGACAAGGAAAAGCGCCTGGCCTACGACAATCTCGCCGCGGGCGTATCGCCCGAGGGCAGCTTCCAGCCGCCGCCCGGCTGGGACGAGGGCTTCGAGTTCCACCGCGGCGCCGCGTCCGGCGACGAGGCCCAGTTCAGCGAATTCTTTTCTTCGCTGTTCGGCGGCCGCAACCGGCGCGGCGGCGCGCAGCAGCAACAGGAGTTCCGCGCGCGCGGCGAGGACCACCACGCCGCGATCGAGGTGGACCTCGAAGACGCGCTCAAGGGCGCCACGCGCGACATCAGCCTGCGTTCCATGCAGATGGACGATCAGGGCCGCCCCCACATGCAGACCCGCACGCTCAGCGTGCGCATTCCGCCAGGCGTGCGCGAAGGCCAGTACATCCGGCTGGCCGGCCAGGGCATGCCCGGTTACGGCGGCGGCGAGAATGGCGACCTCTATCTGGAAGTCCGCTTCAAGCCGCATCCGCGCTACCGCGCCGACGGCCGCGATCTCTACATGACGCTGCCGGTGGCGCCGTGGGAAGCCGCGCTGGGCGCCAGCGTGCACGCGCCCACCCCGGGCGGCACGGTCGAGGTCTCGATTCCGCCGGGATCCGCCAACGGCCGCAAGCTGCGCCTGCGCGGCCGCGGCATTCCGGGCGATCCTCCCGGAGATCTCTACCTGGTGCTGGACCTGGTGTTGCCGCCCGCTGACAGCGAGGCGGCCAAGGAGGCCTATCGCAAGTTGCAGCAGAACCTGCCCTTCAATCCGCGGCGCCACCTGGGGGTATGA
- a CDS encoding chaperone modulator CbpM, with amino-acid sequence MKKIVVTTATIVGKSRPLSADDLARACGEEVEWVVRLVEVGIVNASGPRPAEWRFYSTDLQRALDARRLVRDFGAGLDAAALILDLSQEVRRLKKQLRALGGDEK; translated from the coding sequence ATGAAAAAAATAGTCGTCACCACCGCCACGATCGTGGGCAAGTCCCGGCCTCTGTCCGCGGACGACCTGGCCCGCGCCTGCGGCGAGGAAGTCGAATGGGTCGTCCGGCTGGTCGAGGTCGGCATCGTCAACGCCAGCGGTCCCAGGCCCGCCGAATGGCGCTTCTACAGCACCGACCTGCAACGCGCGCTGGATGCCCGCCGCCTGGTGCGGGACTTCGGCGCCGGCTTGGACGCGGCTGCGCTGATCCTGGACCTGAGCCAAGAGGTACGTCGTCTGAAAAAGCAGCTGCGTGCGCTGGGGGGCGACGAGAAGTAG
- a CDS encoding AzlC family ABC transporter permease has product METPSASAPALAGSARIDGLKSCLPVMIGYFPVAVTFGIAGVAAGLSPLQVVLISVLVYAGASQFLLLASIKAGTPWLWVVALCSLLNARHLLYGPLLSRFLPAALRDRLKVAFLLTDEVFATAFNRLQAVEPAGRQRWMIALGLGAWLTWIAGTAVGVYAGDGLERHYPMLSQVMRFALPALFMALVCQSAKRGMGLPIVVAVAGAAAVAALGHTSLAILAGAVIGCAAYRLRRSA; this is encoded by the coding sequence TTGGAGACTCCCTCCGCTTCCGCGCCCGCTCTTGCGGGCAGCGCCCGTATCGATGGCCTGAAGTCCTGCCTGCCCGTCATGATCGGCTACTTTCCAGTGGCCGTGACGTTTGGCATCGCCGGCGTGGCGGCAGGCCTGTCACCCCTGCAAGTGGTGCTGATCTCCGTGCTGGTCTACGCCGGCGCCAGCCAGTTCCTGCTGCTTGCCTCGATCAAGGCCGGTACGCCGTGGCTGTGGGTGGTGGCGCTGTGTTCGCTGCTCAATGCCCGGCATCTGCTGTACGGCCCGCTGTTGTCGCGTTTCCTGCCCGCAGCGCTGCGCGACCGCCTGAAGGTCGCGTTCCTGCTTACCGATGAAGTCTTCGCCACCGCTTTCAACCGCCTGCAGGCCGTGGAGCCCGCGGGCCGCCAGCGCTGGATGATTGCGCTGGGGCTGGGAGCCTGGCTGACCTGGATCGCCGGCACCGCCGTCGGCGTCTATGCGGGTGACGGACTGGAGCGCCATTACCCCATGCTGTCCCAGGTGATGCGCTTTGCGCTGCCCGCGCTGTTCATGGCCCTGGTGTGCCAGAGCGCCAAGCGGGGCATGGGCCTGCCCATCGTGGTGGCGGTGGCTGGCGCCGCTGCCGTGGCCGCGCTGGGCCATACCAGCCTGGCCATCCTGGCCGGCGCCGTGATCGGCTGTGCCGCCTATCGCCTGAGGAGGTCCGCATGA
- a CDS encoding AzlD domain-containing protein, with protein MNADGLGFWGAVIAMAAITYLTRALPFMLSERSRLLRHLSREGSALAALGPSLLAGIAAAVIVPDLLAAGDQAANLGPYVGGLVVTAVAARLVSNAGVAVLLGMAGYGVLLALAA; from the coding sequence ATGAATGCCGACGGACTGGGTTTCTGGGGCGCGGTGATCGCCATGGCGGCCATCACCTATCTGACCCGCGCCTTGCCCTTCATGCTTTCCGAGCGCAGCCGCCTGCTGCGCCATCTGTCGCGCGAAGGCTCGGCGCTGGCCGCGCTGGGGCCGTCGCTGCTGGCCGGGATCGCCGCAGCGGTGATCGTGCCCGACCTGCTGGCCGCCGGCGACCAGGCGGCGAACCTCGGCCCCTACGTAGGCGGCCTGGTCGTGACCGCCGTGGCGGCGCGCCTGGTCAGCAATGCCGGCGTCGCGGTGCTGCTGGGCATGGCGGGATACGGGGTGTTGCTGGCCTTGGCGGCGTAA
- a CDS encoding glutathione S-transferase family protein, whose translation MLTLYHAPRSRSFRILWLLEELGEPYDTEMVSIRGSDSAGHMPSDYIDIHPHRKVPALVHDGVPVFETPAIALYLTDLFPQAGLGPVVGDPLRGPYLTWLAYSTGVFEPAMAERAFKTPHRGGALGWGSAEEVEQVLTRVLQARPFFLGEKFSAVDIVLGGTLQYMMQVKVMPETPVFTAYAERLGDRPAMHRALQRDGDIEEA comes from the coding sequence ATGCTTACGCTTTATCATGCGCCGCGCTCGCGGTCGTTCCGGATACTCTGGCTGCTCGAAGAGTTGGGCGAGCCCTACGACACCGAAATGGTGTCCATCCGCGGCAGCGACAGCGCGGGCCACATGCCCTCGGACTACATCGACATCCACCCGCACCGCAAGGTACCGGCCCTGGTGCACGACGGCGTGCCCGTCTTCGAGACGCCGGCAATCGCCCTCTATCTGACCGATCTGTTCCCCCAGGCGGGGCTGGGACCGGTGGTGGGCGACCCGCTGCGCGGTCCCTACCTGACCTGGCTGGCGTATTCCACCGGCGTGTTCGAGCCCGCCATGGCCGAGCGCGCCTTCAAGACGCCGCATCGAGGGGGCGCGCTGGGCTGGGGCTCGGCCGAGGAGGTCGAGCAGGTGTTGACCCGGGTCCTGCAGGCGCGGCCGTTTTTCCTGGGCGAGAAGTTCTCGGCGGTGGACATCGTGCTGGGCGGAACCCTGCAATACATGATGCAGGTGAAGGTCATGCCCGAGACGCCCGTGTTCACCGCCTATGCGGAGCGGCTGGGCGACCGCCCGGCCATGCACCGCGCCCTGCAGCGCGACGGAGACATCGAGGAAGCCTGA
- a CDS encoding DsbA family protein: MATSNPTLHYIFDPLCGWCYGAAPLVEAARAVPGLDIALHGGGMMTGGNRQPVTDRLRRYVMPHDERIAGLTGQPFGDDYYNGLLRDEGAVFDSEPPTTAILAAQTVAGRGLDLLKRVQRAHYVQGLRIADPAVLQSLATDIGLDPEAFRAAYAAAQGAETAAHIAASRKLLAQVGGSGFPTLALERNGVCEMLEPSRYLGRPKEWQADLSARIGRG; the protein is encoded by the coding sequence ATGGCTACCTCAAATCCCACCCTGCATTACATTTTCGACCCGCTCTGCGGCTGGTGCTACGGCGCCGCCCCGCTGGTGGAGGCGGCTCGCGCCGTTCCCGGCCTGGACATCGCGCTGCACGGCGGCGGCATGATGACGGGCGGCAACCGCCAGCCGGTCACCGACAGGCTGCGCCGCTACGTCATGCCGCATGACGAGCGCATCGCCGGCCTGACCGGCCAGCCCTTCGGCGACGATTATTACAACGGCCTGTTGCGCGATGAGGGCGCGGTGTTCGATTCCGAGCCGCCCACCACCGCCATCCTGGCCGCGCAGACGGTGGCCGGCCGCGGGCTGGACCTGCTCAAGCGCGTCCAGCGCGCGCACTACGTGCAGGGCCTGCGCATTGCCGATCCGGCCGTGCTGCAGTCCCTGGCCACCGACATCGGCCTGGACCCGGAAGCCTTCCGCGCCGCCTACGCGGCAGCGCAGGGCGCCGAAACCGCCGCGCACATAGCTGCCAGCCGCAAGCTGCTGGCGCAAGTCGGCGGCAGCGGCTTTCCCACCCTGGCGCTGGAACGCAATGGCGTCTGCGAGATGCTGGAGCCCAGCCGCTACCTGGGCCGCCCCAAGGAATGGCAGGCGGACCTGAGCGCACGCATCGGACGCGGTTAA
- a CDS encoding inorganic phosphate transporter: MFDLFHGLDLWVGLSLALALTFVLAFEFINGFHDTANAVATVIYTKAMPPHLAVVLSGIFNFLGVLLGGVGVAYAIVHLLPVELLINVDTGRGLAMVFAMLAAAIAWNLGTWYFGIPASSSHTLIGSILGVGLANALITDLPLADGVNWGKAIDIGLSLVVSPVAGFLVAGGLLLALKRWLPLSKMHKTPEQRRAIDNKKHPPFWNRLVLVLSAMGVSFVHGSNDGQKGIGLIMLVLIGIVPANFVLDTNSTTYQIERTRDAANHLNVFYQRNEAMLGEYLALKRVDATTELPRNFRCDPELTMPTIAALQTDLHGVSNYADLPAEKRISVRRYLLCLDDTAKKVARIEGLPARERADLQRLRADLTATTEYAPFWVIVAVALALGAGTMVGWRRVVLTVGEKIGKQGMTYAQGMSAQVTAMGAIGIANVFSLPVSTTHVLSSGVAGTMIANKTGLQGSTVRNILMAWILTLPASMLLAAGLFWIGVQIAG; encoded by the coding sequence ATGTTCGACCTATTCCACGGCCTAGACCTCTGGGTTGGCCTCAGCCTTGCGCTGGCCCTGACTTTCGTCCTGGCCTTTGAATTCATCAACGGATTCCACGACACGGCGAACGCCGTGGCCACGGTCATCTACACCAAGGCCATGCCGCCGCATCTGGCGGTGGTGCTTTCCGGCATTTTCAACTTCCTGGGCGTGCTGCTGGGCGGCGTGGGCGTGGCCTATGCCATCGTGCACCTGCTGCCGGTGGAACTGCTGATCAACGTGGATACCGGCCGCGGGCTGGCCATGGTGTTCGCCATGCTGGCCGCGGCCATCGCCTGGAACCTGGGCACCTGGTACTTCGGCATCCCGGCGTCCAGCTCGCACACCCTGATCGGCTCGATCCTGGGCGTGGGCCTGGCCAACGCCCTGATCACCGACCTGCCGCTGGCGGACGGCGTCAATTGGGGCAAGGCCATCGACATCGGCCTGTCGCTGGTGGTGTCGCCGGTGGCTGGCTTCCTGGTGGCGGGCGGCCTGCTGCTGGCGCTCAAGCGCTGGCTGCCGCTGTCGAAGATGCACAAGACGCCGGAACAGCGCCGCGCCATCGACAACAAAAAGCATCCGCCCTTCTGGAACCGCCTGGTGCTGGTGCTGTCGGCCATGGGCGTGAGCTTCGTGCACGGCTCCAACGATGGCCAGAAAGGAATTGGCCTGATCATGCTGGTGCTGATCGGCATCGTGCCCGCCAATTTCGTGCTGGACACCAACAGCACCACCTACCAGATCGAACGCACCCGCGACGCCGCCAACCACCTGAACGTGTTCTACCAGCGCAATGAAGCCATGCTGGGCGAATACCTGGCGCTCAAGCGCGTGGACGCGACCACCGAACTGCCGCGCAACTTCCGCTGCGATCCCGAACTGACCATGCCGACCATCGCCGCGCTGCAGACCGATCTGCACGGCGTGTCCAACTACGCCGACCTGCCGGCCGAGAAGCGCATCTCCGTGCGCCGCTACCTGCTCTGCCTGGACGACACGGCCAAGAAGGTCGCGCGCATCGAAGGGCTGCCGGCCCGCGAGCGAGCCGACCTGCAGCGCCTGCGCGCCGACCTGACGGCCACGACCGAATACGCCCCCTTCTGGGTGATCGTGGCGGTGGCCCTGGCGCTGGGCGCGGGCACCATGGTCGGCTGGCGCCGCGTGGTGCTGACGGTGGGCGAGAAGATCGGCAAGCAAGGCATGACCTATGCGCAGGGCATGTCCGCGCAGGTGACCGCCATGGGCGCCATCGGCATCGCCAACGTCTTCAGCCTGCCAGTGTCCACCACCCACGTGCTGTCCTCCGGCGTGGCCGGGACCATGATCGCCAACAAGACCGGCCTGCAAGGCAGCACAGTGCGCAACATCCTGATGGCCTGGATACTGACCCTGCCCGCCTCGATGCTGCTGGCCGCCGGCCTGTTCTGGATCGGCGTGCAGATCGCCGGTTGA
- a CDS encoding D-alanyl-lipoteichoic acid biosynthesis protein DltD, producing the protein MFKRTLRQHALAAALALAAAAAAGWGALHALALKTEPVPAAAPGIYIPNLGNTLQEQTRNLSRMSQALRTGDRLVILGSSELTSNDLRFVPYRYLADELQMPVLAYGHSGFQSLGMQLVLAAMAEDLSPASRVVVMLSPGWFDGEGGLGPDEFKEHANPLLPRLLRQPEGRAEVVRWLQAKGDAGVAWSMAAEQAYVFRQRLIDLWAPAYAAPVPEREREGPPAAARVVDWDALAAQAQGAEQALMGGNRYAVRDEFFNKYLRSIPEGGKTAYLPQPLTGRDELRELDALMALLRQRGVNALFVMQPLHPLVFKDLDRFGPVQRDVAALCQRYAMRCMDMYSAPFEVGTLRDVQHLGELGWLRVNQKIAEVFYP; encoded by the coding sequence ATGTTCAAACGCACACTACGGCAGCATGCGCTGGCGGCGGCGCTGGCCCTGGCCGCGGCGGCTGCCGCCGGGTGGGGCGCCCTGCACGCCCTGGCGCTAAAGACGGAACCGGTCCCGGCCGCCGCCCCGGGCATCTATATCCCCAACCTGGGCAACACGCTGCAGGAGCAGACGCGCAACCTGTCCCGCATGAGCCAGGCCTTGCGCACGGGCGACCGGCTGGTGATCCTGGGTTCGTCGGAGCTGACCAGCAACGACCTGCGCTTCGTGCCCTACCGCTATCTGGCCGACGAATTGCAGATGCCGGTGCTGGCCTACGGCCACTCGGGCTTCCAGTCGCTGGGCATGCAACTGGTGCTGGCCGCGATGGCCGAAGACCTGTCGCCGGCCTCGCGCGTGGTGGTGATGCTGTCGCCGGGCTGGTTCGACGGCGAAGGCGGGCTGGGGCCCGATGAGTTCAAGGAGCACGCCAACCCGCTGCTGCCGCGCCTGCTGCGGCAGCCCGAGGGCCGGGCGGAGGTGGTCCGCTGGCTGCAGGCCAAGGGCGACGCGGGCGTCGCCTGGTCGATGGCGGCCGAACAGGCCTATGTCTTCCGCCAGCGCCTGATCGACCTGTGGGCCCCCGCCTACGCCGCGCCCGTCCCCGAACGTGAACGCGAAGGGCCGCCCGCGGCCGCCCGCGTGGTGGATTGGGACGCGCTGGCCGCCCAGGCCCAGGGCGCCGAACAGGCCCTGATGGGCGGCAACCGCTACGCCGTGCGCGACGAGTTCTTCAATAAATACCTGCGCAGCATTCCCGAGGGCGGCAAGACCGCCTATCTGCCCCAGCCGCTGACCGGCCGCGACGAGCTGCGCGAACTGGACGCGCTGATGGCGCTGCTGCGCCAGCGCGGGGTCAACGCCCTGTTCGTCATGCAGCCGCTGCATCCGCTGGTATTCAAGGACCTGGACCGTTTCGGGCCAGTGCAGCGGGACGTCGCAGCGCTGTGCCAACGTTATGCCATGCGCTGCATGGACATGTACAGCGCCCCCTTCGAAGTGGGGACGCTGCGGGACGTGCAGCACCTGGGCGAACTGGGCTGGCTGCGCGTGAACCAGAAGATCGCGGAAGTTTTCTACCCATGA